The sequence GGATTATGTCAAACTGCGCGACGTGGTTCTGGCAATGACCTCCTCGACCCTGTCGACCCCATCGCGGGGTATCTTTCGCGAATTGAATTTCGCCCCTTGTGCCGATTACGGATTGCTCGAAGCGGCGAATGCAGCGGCACGGGCGAAGGGCATCACGACCCATGTTGGCGGAATCTATTCCTCGGATGTCTTCTATGATGAACGCCCCGATCTGAACGAGCAGATGACCCGCCACGGTATTTTGGCCGTCGAAATGGAGGCGGCCGAGCTGTATACCCTCGCCGCGCGCCACGGGTGCCGCGCGCTGGCGGTGCTGACGGTGTCGGATCATCTGCTGACGCACGAGGCGTTGCCCTCGGAAGATCGGCAATCGTCCTTTTCCGATATGGTCGAAAT comes from Roseibacterium elongatum DSM 19469 and encodes:
- the deoD gene encoding purine-nucleoside phosphorylase, with the translated sequence MTIHIGAKPGEIAETVLMPGDPLRAKWAAETFLENPVCVNEIRGMLGFTGTWRGNPVTIHGSGMGMPSLSIYANELIRDYGARTLIRIGSTGAMQDYVKLRDVVLAMTSSTLSTPSRGIFRELNFAPCADYGLLEAANAAARAKGITTHVGGIYSSDVFYDERPDLNEQMTRHGILAVEMEAAELYTLAARHGCRALAVLTVSDHLLTHEALPSEDRQSSFSDMVEIALEAAFA